CGCCGACCGGATCGACCCGGGACGAAACCGTCGATCCGCCGGACGCGTCCGAGGTCGACTCCGCCGACCGGCCGTCGGACTCGTCCCCCAGCGCCGATCGGGTCGTGATCTCGTACCCGGCGGACCTCTCGAACTGGGGCCGCTTCCAGGTCGAGAAGCCGTCGTTCCAGGCGTTTCTCCGCAAGACCCGCGAACAGGCCCGCGAGGGCGACGTCTGGGAGGAGTTCGTCGGCGTCGGTTGCTGTGGCAACACGCTCGACGTGCCGTTGCGCGTCGAACGGGTCGACGGTGGCGAGCGCATCGACGCGGACACCGAGATCAGGTACGAGGTCCGCGAAGCCTGCGGGATCGAAGGAAGTTGGCAGGTCCAGAGCGCCGGCGGCCCGAGTCAGGGGTGACGGAGCCGGCTGAATCGGTCGTCCGATCGCCCAGTCGCCTCGAACGCCGCAGAATCGTCCGTCAGTCCGGGAGGTATCGCACGCTCACCACGCCGTCGTCGGCCGATCGGCGCACCTCGACGCGGACCGCCCCGAGCTGTGCCGCGCGTGCGATCGTCTCCTCGTCGTCGAGGACGTCCCTGGCGGCGGGATCGACCTCGTCCTCCGGAAGGCTGAGGACGTGAATCTCCCCCGTTCCGGCCCGCTGTTCCGTGACGAGGTCGCCCACGTCGGCCTCGGCCGCGAGGGACTTCTCCTGCGTCGTCGGCTCCAGGTCGCTGTCGATCAGGTCGATCGAGCGTCTGTTCTCGACCTCGACCACCTGCCAAGCGACCTCGAGCGGCGGCTCCGGCGCGACGGTTCCCTCGAGGACGTCGTGGACTTCGAAGCCGGGGTTCGACGCGAGCGTGTGAACCTGTGCGGTCTCGACGTCGCGGACGACGGCCGACTCCGATTCGGCGTGCGTGACGACGAACGTGCCGGTCTTCTCGCTCAT
The nucleotide sequence above comes from Halosolutus halophilus. Encoded proteins:
- a CDS encoding DUF5812 family protein — its product is MSEKTGTFVVTHAESESAVVRDVETAQVHTLASNPGFEVHDVLEGTVAPEPPLEVAWQVVEVENRRSIDLIDSDLEPTTQEKSLAAEADVGDLVTEQRAGTGEIHVLSLPEDEVDPAARDVLDDEETIARAAQLGAVRVEVRRSADDGVVSVRYLPD